One Pagrus major chromosome 15, Pma_NU_1.0 DNA window includes the following coding sequences:
- the LOC141009194 gene encoding uncharacterized protein, giving the protein MDSELKLLHVQIKAEAKPRAEALPSDVRKVIVGEEEQQEWSSSLDQEEPEPPRIKEEQEELWTNQEEDDVTSFTFTPVPVKSEDDDEEKPQSSQTETEADGEDCGGPEPARTSDPDPETDDSSETEVSDGDWEETREPQAGSNSVVNNEVSVGDLSVERSFSCSECGQRFGRKPHLNAHMRIHTGEKPFSCSFCGKRFSQKGNSISHMRLHTGEKPFSCSICHKHFRYSGDVSRHMRIHTGKKKKSNVGNAIDGNIHIGPEPARKSEPDRHLQPVTDDKPSEPETEDRDDRWKDSRELESGDNALNTDEISVSDMRCNPDKETFSCSDCGRTFCRRDHLMSHMRTHTGEKPFSCSVCHKRFSCSGNILAHMRIHTGEKPFECSFCGKSFSQKGTLQLHERIHTGEKPFSCPFCDKRFAHKRRMTLHMSVHTEEKRFSCSACDKRFTWYTQLKTHKCVGESSQLRHTEKKVPNKEAFSCTECGKKFSLKGNLKTHMRIHTGEKPFSCSVCSKSFKQNVHLTEHMTIHTGEKLYKCSVCGKGFNKKLLVRNHTCV; this is encoded by the exons ATGGACTCGGAGCTCAAACTGCTGCACGTCCAGATAAAAGCTGAAGCGAAGCCTCGAGCTGAAG cttTACCTTCAGATGTCCGAAAAGTGATTGTTGgtgaagaagagcagcaggagtggagctccagtctggaccaggagGAACCAGAACCCCCACgcattaaagaggaacaggaggaactctggaccaatcaggaggaggacgacgTCACCAGTTTCACCTTCACTCCTGTCcctgtgaagagtgaagacgatgatgaagagaaacctcaGTCCTCACAGACGGAGACagaagctgatggagaggactgtggaggaccagaaccagCCAGGACCTCTGATCCAGATCCTGAGACTGACGACTCTTCTGAGACTGAAGTCAGTGATGGTGACTGGGAGGAGACCAGAGAGCCTCAGGCAGGTTCCAACTCTGTGGTCAATAATGAAGTGAGTGTTGGTGATCTGAGCGTGGAGAGATCGTTCAGCTGCTCTGAATGTGGTCAAAGATTTGGACGCAAGCCGCATCTGAACGcacacatgagaatccacacaggagagaaaccgtTCAGCTGCTCCTTCTGTGGGAAGAGATTTTCTCAGAAGGGAAACTCCATCAGTCACATGAGGcttcacacaggagagaaaccctTCAGCTGCTCCATCTGTCACAAACACTTCAGGTACAGCGGAGACGTCAGCAGACACATGAGGATCCACacagggaagaaaaagaaatccaaCGTCGGTAACGCGATCGACGGGAACATTCACATAGGACCAGAACCAGCCAGGAAGTCAGAACCAGATCGACATCTACAACCAGTTACTGATGATAAACCTTCAGAACCAGAGACTGAAGACAGAGACGATAGGTGGAAGGACAGCAGGGAACTTGAGTCAGGTGACAACGCTCTGAACACCGATGAAATCTCTGTGAGCGATATGAGATGTAATCCTGACAAAGAGACCTTCAGCTGCTCCGACTGTGGCAGAACTTTCTGCCGCCGGGATCATCTGATGAGCCACATGAGGAcgcacacaggagagaaaccctTCAGCTGCTCCGTGTGTCACAAACGTTTCAGCTGCAGCGGAAACATTTTGGCCCACATGAGGattcacacaggagagaaaccgtTCGAGTGTTCATTCTGTGGCAAAAGCTTCAGCCAGAAGGGAACGTTACAGCTTCACGAGAGaatccacacaggagagaaaccgtTCAGCTGCCCGTTCTGCGACAAAAGGTTTGCTCATAAAAGACGCATGACGCTGCACATGTCCGTCCACACGGAGGAGAAACGCTTCAGCTGCAGCGCTTGTGACAAAAGGTTCACTTGGTACACGCAGCTCAAAACCCACAAGTGTGTCGGTGAGTCCTCACAGCTGCGACACACTGAGAAGAAGGTTCCTAACAAGGAAGCGTTCAGCTGCACTGAGTGTGGAAAAAAGTTCAGCCTGAAGGGAAATCTGAAGACACACATGAGGattcacacaggagagaaaccgtTCAGCTGCTCAGTCTGCAGCAAAAGTTTTAAACAGAACGTTCATCTGACGGAGCACATGACCATCCACACCGGAGAGAAACTCTATAAATGCAGCGTCTGTGGAAAAGGATTCAATAAGAAGTTACTGGTCAGAAACCACACGTGTGTTTAA
- the LOC141009189 gene encoding uncharacterized protein yields the protein MCGAVQLLRVSVHERMSAAAEDFLLRVETGAEAAEVPALRALLTERLTAAAEEIVALLEETVAEYEDRAERSEREICRQRRLLDAVLKPQVKLHRADVQQLSVSKEEVPPEQQECSSSLDQEEPEPPRIKEEQEELWTNQEEDDVTRFTFTPVPVKSEDDDDEEKPQSSQMETEADGEDCGGPEPARTSDPDPETDDRATEFSVAEVEVSCDDWDQTREPGSCLNLNEGRRYQKPFSCSECGKTFTRTGLLETHMRTHTGERPLSCSVCGKKYTIYRYLLRHMAVHDVERRGHQCDKTECDRRLCYSHHLNKDALSEESLFSCSVCGRKFTQRGYLTQHMARHMGKIRFRCCVCDERFAWRHELKSHKCVGESSELHREAGEAEPRADGDDCSGSDSDDKTSDSSEAETEVRDDVWREPQPGFNSATDTDVPVSDGSTEKKSFICSECGKTFSGEENLKTHMGTHAGEKPFSCSYCEKGFPQRDYLTSHGTVHTDEKRFLYCVCGKRFAWCYNLKNYKCVGESSPTDEDRQPPACGSKPSDSYNETLNSPTHLVSEGGAAERPFSCSQCAKTFRRKKNLQEHLRIHTGEKPYGCSVCMKYFSCSGSLRKHLRIHTGEKPFSCSVCGNRFTESGHLKVHMRTHTGEKPFSCSVCGKSFTWRQSFNNHMKYHTETN from the exons ATGTGCGGGGCCGTGCAGCTGCTGCGGGTGTCGGTCCATGAGCGGATGAGCGCCGCCGCTGAAGACTTTCTGCTGCGGGTGGAAACAGGAGCAGAAGCGGCTGAAGTCCCGGCGCTGAGAGCGCTGCTCACCGAGCGGCTGACGGCGGCTGCGGAGGAGATCGTCGCTCTGCTGGAGGAAACCGTGGCGGAGTACGAAGACAGAGCGGAGCGGTCCGAGCGGGAGATCTGCCGCCAGAGGAGGCTGCTCGATGCCGTGCTGAAGCCCCAagtcaagctgcacagagcag ACGTCCAGCAGCTGTCGGTGAGTAAAGAAGAGGTTCCCCCTGAGCAGCAGGAGTGcagctccagtctggaccaggagGAACCAGAACCCCCACgcattaaagaggaacaggaggaactctggaccaatcaggaggaggatgacgTCACCAGGTTTACCTTCACTCCTGTCcctgtgaagagtgaagatgatgatgatgaagagaaacctcagtcctcgcagatggagacagaagctgatggagaggactgtggaggaccagaaccagCCAGGACCTCTGATCCAGATCCTGAGACTGACGACAGGGCGACAGAGTTTTCTGTGGCCGAGGTCGAGGTCAGTTGTGACGACTGGGACCAGACCAGAGAACCTGGGTCATGTTTAAACTTGAATGAAGGTCGCAGGTATCAGAAACCTTTCAGCTGCTCTGAATGTGGTAAAACATTCACCAGAACTGGACTTCTGGAGACACACATGAGGACTCACACAGGAGAGAGACCATTGAGTTGCTCTGTGTGTGGAAAGAAATACACAATCTACAGATATCTGCTGCGACACATGGCCGTGCACGACGTGGAGAGACGAGGCCATCAGTGTGATAAGACTGAGTGTGACAGGAGACTCTGCTACAGTCACCACCTGAACAAAGACGCTCTGTCAGAGGAAAGTCTGTTCAGCTGCTCCGTCTGTGGAAGAAAGTTCACACAGCGAGGATATCTGACGCAGCACATGGCGCGGCACATGGGCAAGATCCGATTCCGCTGCTGCGTTTGTGACGAAAGATTCGCCTGGCGTCACGAGCTCAAGAGCCACAAGTGTGTCGGTGAGTCATCAGAGCTTCACCGAGAGGCCGGAGAGGCAGAACCTCGAGCTGACGGAGACGACTGCTCGGGATCAGACTCTGACGACAAGACTTCAGACTCCTCTGAAGCTGAGACTGAGGTCAGAGATGACGTCTGGAGGGAACCGCAGCCGGGTTTCAACTCTGCAACGGACACCGACGTCCCTGTGAGCGATGGCAGCACTGAGAAGAAATCCTTCATCTGCTCTGAGTGCGGCAAAACGTTTAGTGGTGAGGAGAATCTGAAGACTCACATGGGAACTCACGCAGGAGAGAAACCATTCAGCTGCTCGTACTGTGAGAAGGGGTTTCCACAAAGAGACTACCTGACGAGCCACGGGACGGTCCACACGGACGAGAAACGGTTCCTTTACTGCGTCTGTGGAAAAAGATTTGCTTGGTGTTACAATCTGAAAAATTACAAGTGTGTCGGCGAGTCGAGTCCGACTGATGAGGACCGACAGCCTCCGGCCTGCGGCTCCAAACCTTCAGACTCTTATAACGAGACTCTAAACTCTCCAACACATCTGGTCAGCGAAGGCGGCGCTGCAGAGAGACCGTTCAGCTGCTCGCAGTGCGCTAAAACGTTTCGCCGCAAGAAGAACCTGCAGGAGCACctgagaatccacacaggagagaaaccgtACGGCTGCTCGGTGTGTATGAAATATTTCTCCTGCAGTGGATCGTTAAGAAAACACctgagaatccacacaggagagaaaccgttcagctgctctgtgtgcgGGAACAGATTCACTGAGAGTGGACATCTGAAGGTGCACATGAGGACGCACACCGGAGAGAAACCCTTCAGCTGCTCAGTCTGCGGGAAAAGTTTCACCTGGAGGCAAAGTTTCAACAATCACATGAAATATCACACGGAGACGAACTAG